The Rosa chinensis cultivar Old Blush chromosome 7, RchiOBHm-V2, whole genome shotgun sequence DNA segment caaattaatgTAATAAAGTACATAGATtaggtgctttggggttgcaaAGGGTTAGGCCTACATTTACTCCATTACGGTACATATCAGAAGAAAACTGGTGAGCTTAACTTCCTTGGAACCAAACAGAGTTCGAAAAAGTAAAAGAACAATAAAGAGGGATGAGAAAACGGAAAGCAATACAAGTAGCTCAAGAGAAAAGTAGGCATGTGACCACTTTTATTTCATATCTCCAAAAGAAAGACTAAACCCTTCTTAATTCTCTCTATAAAACTCTCAATACCCTCATTGAAATCCTTCATCTCCTATATCCTTAGCAAACATGGCAAGACTTGGTTTGATTTCCTTACTAGTTCTCTTCCATGTTGTTTGCCTGGTTGGTAAAGCACACTCAACCCCTCCTAGACACTCAAGTTCCACTAAATTCATCGAAGCTTCATGCAGAGCAACCCAGTATCCAGCTCTTTGTGTTCAATGCCTTGCAGGTTATGCACGCTCGATTCGACAGAGTGAAAGACAGCTAGCTCAGACTGCTTTGGCAGTGAGCCTATCCCGGGTGCGGAAAGCTGAATCCTTTGTGGCCAAGTTGACTAAAGTCAGGGGGATCAAGCCTAGGGAGTACAGCGCTGTGAAGGACTGCATAGAGAACATGGGGGATGGCGTGGACCGGCTTGGCCAGTCGGTGAGGGAGCTTGGACATACCGGTCGGGCCTTTGGTCAGGAGTTCATGTGGCACATGAGCAATGTGCAGACTTGGGTTAGTGCTGCACTCACTGATGAGACCActtgtcttgatgggttttcaGGTCGTGTTATGGATGGAAATATCAAGGTTGCTATAAGAAGAAGGGTCAATAATGTTGCTCAGGTCACTAGCAACGCACTGGCTCTGGTTAATCGCTTTGCTGCTAAACACAGGGCGGCCGCAGCTGCCAAAGAGCCCTAGATCTAGTGCAAGTGAGTTTAGGGGTTATATGTACATGTGACATGGTATTAGTAAGGTTTGTGACTTCGTGCCTGGCCTAGATTTTGTGTTAGAGGGTATTGTTGTTGCTTGTTGATGTGTAAAATGACAACCTTTAAGTTTTGCACCAGTTAAGCTTTTGTTTGACTGAAGAAGATCCTCCCTTCTAATTAAAATGTCTGAAATGGTTTCACATTTACCATCAAATGATTTGGACAGACTCAAAGAGCATCTCATCTGATGTAAGAGCATATATGGGTTAATTAAGTGACTTTAATATCAGCCAAAATCAAGGCAATAATAAACATACATGGCAGCAAATTAGTGTTGATTTCTTTcccatatatttttttgtaaTTGCATAGATTTAgtggtatttttattattagttGGATAGATTTGATATTCATTTTGTAATTTTCCATTTATTACTTTTCCTTATCTTGATTAGACTTTTATGCTATTTAAGCAAGAGTTTGTCATCTTTGCAAGGGAGCTTTTTTGACATCATAATGAAAATATAGCCTCTTTTCAGCTGCCCATAATGAGTTGTGTTATTCTTATTTCAATGACGTGTGCTATTAGTTCTAGGCCCATTTTTTAGGACCCGTCCCCcatcaatttggtatcagagttTTGGTGAGAGCGTGGTGGATTCCATAGTTTGAAGCAGGCTTGATCGGAGAGGTTCTCGAATGGAGGGTCGTCATAGCAACGACATGGAGGAAATCAAGAAGACAATTCAACAACTTGTAGAACGTATCAATCGCATCGAAACTCAACACCAAGGAGGTAAGACTTGTAACAGGGAGAGACATGTTTATCAGCGTGTCACTTGCATCGAAACCTCATGCCAAGACGGTGAGTGTTCCGACAGGGAGAGAAACGTTTATCAGGGTGTCACTTGCATCGAAACCTCATACCAAGATGGTGAGTGTTCCGACGGGGAGGGAGACGTTGGCCATTTTCATCACTGTGCTCTGTTGTGTGAGTCGGACGAAAAGGTGGAACCGATTAGTTTCGACTATAAAGGTTCAAATACTATCTTTAACTTTTCAGttaatgttgtaaatattaatgtggctattcatgtaatagcaattagtgttgcgtgatatacgccaattaagattgattggtgattaacagaatattattagcgattgattgattgtaatcagacgagtgattgatgtaattgttAAATAGTTGCCTTTTTGTAAACCTGAGGttctcctatataaacctcattgtgagatgaatagaatcactccatttttctcatacttcattctttgtgtctaaactctccctctctcaaattcttttactatcgttttacaacacgttattagcacgacaAGCTCTAGGATTCAGATTGCGAGTTGTGGAGAAGAGGTGGTTCATCATTCAATCAAGAGAAGAGGCGAATAACTCCTGAGttattggattggctgagaagacaaccttctcagttctgcacatataaactgaagattcGTCTGTTTTTCATCAagtatttttctttccaaaatctaattttatattcatacttattgagcctattgattgaatatgaacaatcaccatgatgcatgaacccccaaatttactttattaatttatttggttgatacatatatatctgtcgtatatatttgttcatgtttttggatttgattgacaTATATCATGACATATTGATATGTATGATtcctatttaatattactacaatgccagaagcatttacccaatttattacctatacgaaatgccagaagcattaatgggatttgagcccatttccttaggtacataaccgctgcattaatttatttatgttactatttaataacatatattgaatttggttatgttataattgtgaatattaatagaggctgagttagaagctcaaatcaagcccaaagtcacaacaaaaaaattcgagccagaagctcagggCCAAGTTGCAAGGCCAAAACAGAAGCTCACCACATGTtgccatgacaaaagttatgaatcttctcaaattaggctcatccagttggatgcgatgtctaggcaaggttcagatgaggccgtgtacttaagtgagcctcgctccacctaaacctcatccttccttacctggtcgtattcaattggagttacctaaagggttgagtaataactttttaCTTGGCAGACCAGCCTGAGCCCAGTAGACCCACTCTCCCTGTGCAGGACCTAGCAtcccagcaggcctcacatactctttgactagtgcatgaaagcctaggtcacgaGCTCGCAAACTAAGCCCcgtaggcttcactatcaagcccactcctttggtccagcagaatcaaataaaaggaaaaatgat contains these protein-coding regions:
- the LOC112179836 gene encoding pectinesterase inhibitor 9, with translation MARLGLISLLVLFHVVCLVGKAHSTPPRHSSSTKFIEASCRATQYPALCVQCLAGYARSIRQSERQLAQTALAVSLSRVRKAESFVAKLTKVRGIKPREYSAVKDCIENMGDGVDRLGQSVRELGHTGRAFGQEFMWHMSNVQTWVSAALTDETTCLDGFSGRVMDGNIKVAIRRRVNNVAQVTSNALALVNRFAAKHRAAAAAKEP